The Prochlorococcus marinus CUG1417 genome includes the window CCTCTCATCAAAACCTTCGTATTGACCACAAATAATTATTATTTGATTCAAAGTGGACCATCTCGCAAGATCTTTTTGTTTTAAGACTTTACCCTGTGGGGTCATCAACAAAGTTTTACTTTTAGTTGATTTTGTAATTGATTCATATGCCTTATAAATAGGTTCAGGTTTTAGTACCATACCTGCTCCTCCTCCATAAGGCTTATCATCTACTTGTCTGTAAGAACCTTCACCATGTTCTCTTAAATCATGTAAATTTACATCTATCAAATTCTTATCAAGAGCTCTTGTTATTACCCCTGAATTATTTATTAATTCAAAAGCTTTAGGGAACAATGTAATCACATCAAAATTAAAACTACTCATCTAGAAATCTTCCTCATAACCAAACTCAATTAACCTTGATTCATTTTTTCTCCAATTTGGAATAACTTTCACAAACAACTCCAGATGAACTGGACCATCAATCAATTTTGACATATTTGATCTAGCTGACTGACCAATAATTTTTAACATTGAACCTTTCTTTCCAATAAGAATCCCTTTTTGAGTTGATCTTTCAACAATAATGTTAGCCAAAATAGCTGTAAAACTTTTGCCATTTTTTCTTTTCATTTCCTCTATCTTTTCTATCTTTACTGCAACACTATGAGGCACTTCTTCTCTTGTATTTATTAATACCTGCTCTCTTACTAAATCAGATAATAAATTATCTAATGGTTGGTCGCATATCGTCTCTTCGCCATAAAGTTTTGGTCCTTCTGGAAGTAAATTAAGTACCATATCGACCAGTTCAGAACATCCTTCTCCTTGAGAAGCACTTACAATTTGAAAGTTTCTATTAATTCCAAAAAATCTTCTATATTGATCTAATCGTAAATTCTTAAATTCTTTATTAACCAAATCCCACTTATTTAATGCAACAATAAACTCAGTTTTATTTGCGACTAAAAAGTTTAATATATATTCATCACCTCTACCAGGTTCTTCACTTGAATCAATTACAAAAATAACCATATCAACTCCATTAATTGCAGATTTTGCGTTTTTTACTAATATTTCTCCAAGTCTATGATGAGGTTTATGAACACCTGGTGTATCGACAAAAATTATTTGCCCATTTTCTGTAGTAAGTATCCCTTTTAATTTATTTCTAGTAGTTTGCGCTATTGGAGAAGTAATTGTTATTTTTTCTCCAATCAATTTATTTATTAAAGTAGATTTACCGACATTTGGTCTTCCTAGTAAAGTTACAAACCCAGATCTATAATTAGTCAAAGACTTTTAATGCATCAATAATAAAATTCTGATCAAAAATGAAAAAAAAAACCATAAATTTAAAGGAAGCTTCTTTTACACAAGCAATAAATATATCCGCAAAATGGTGTAAAGAGTGGGGTGAAGACTTAGTCAGCGAAGAGGTTTTAGCAGATAGAATTGCAGAGCTAATTAAAACAAGAAATGGACTCAGAGGTTTTTTTGCGTATGCTTTATCAGATAAAGATTGTTTTTTGTTAGATAAACTTCCTTTTTCATTAATTTACAAACTGAACGAAGGTGGGGATGCTGTAGTAGACATAGTATTAAAAAATTTAATAATGAGTTCCGCTCAAATTATTATTCATCGAAGAGATAATAATAATGAATATGAGATTACCTCAGAAATTATCTCTGATAGATGTAAAACTATTTTGAGAATACTTGAAACCAAATCTGTTACAAAGTCTGTTAATCAAGTCCTAAGAAACTTAGATAATATGGGGAATAGTTTTGATAATTCGGTAAAATATGATTCAGAGCAGAAGGAATTTATAAAAAAACAAATTTATGATATTGCCCAATAAAAAAGCGTAGAAATAAATCTACGCTTTTACTTAGAAAATTACTTAATTCTTAGTCTCTTCTTCCACCACCTTGGAGAGCAATCATTAATCTCAATATAAAAACAAAAAGATTAATATAAGTTAGATACATACCTAAAGCTCCTGCTAGGTATTGATCATCATTATATCTTCTTGGCATTGTGTAGAAATCAACAAAAGACATTGCAACAAATAATACAGTTCCAAAACCTGCAATTATCAATTCAAGTCCTGAACCTCCAAAAACTCCTGGAGCAAAGAAACCTCCAATTAATTGAACAAACATTGCTATAAGCAATCCGATCAGCCCAAGACCAACCACTCCACTTAGTGCTTGACCAACACTATCACTCATTCTTTGGCCAGTGTAAGAGGCAATAACAAAGGTAATACCTGTAGCCAAAGCAGCTGTCCCAACCGAACCAATACCAATGGTTCCTATTGCTAAAGCAACTATTCCACTTAAAGTGAATCCAGTTAACAAACTAAAGCCTGTTAGTAAAGGCAAAGCTTTTGCATTATTTGCATTATTTGCAGCACTTGTGGCGATAAAAAACAAAATCAATTCTGCA containing:
- the era gene encoding GTPase Era; translation: MTNYRSGFVTLLGRPNVGKSTLINKLIGEKITITSPIAQTTRNKLKGILTTENGQIIFVDTPGVHKPHHRLGEILVKNAKSAINGVDMVIFVIDSSEEPGRGDEYILNFLVANKTEFIVALNKWDLVNKEFKNLRLDQYRRFFGINRNFQIVSASQGEGCSELVDMVLNLLPEGPKLYGEETICDQPLDNLLSDLVREQVLINTREEVPHSVAVKIEKIEEMKRKNGKSFTAILANIIVERSTQKGILIGKKGSMLKIIGQSARSNMSKLIDGPVHLELFVKVIPNWRKNESRLIEFGYEEDF
- a CDS encoding Bax inhibitor-1/YccA family protein, yielding MPASSNFNQAIREAQTSSIVGPNVVQKALPYVGGGMVLTSLGVLAGVSLIATNPRLFQPLSIVALIAELILFFIATSAANNANNAKALPLLTGFSLLTGFTLSGIVALAIGTIGIGSVGTAALATGITFVIASYTGQRMSDSVGQALSGVVGLGLIGLLIAMFVQLIGGFFAPGVFGGSGLELIIAGFGTVLFVAMSFVDFYTMPRRYNDDQYLAGALGMYLTYINLFVFILRLMIALQGGGRRD